One Leptospira bourretii DNA segment encodes these proteins:
- a CDS encoding chemotaxis protein CheX, with product MNFLTEIERDSLCELFNISLGGAAKLMSEMISDEILLTVPSLKLISTEEAKNIEYLANQEVCTIEQKFIGGIGEGSAFLLFHKSASLEIVKMMMKDYVALNEVSQFEKDALSEIGNIILNAILSNLAKMSDYKIETHIPEFFAGKYEDLLLRRNPKKDNSILLVFIDYKLSGKDIKGYIFFILNFESIKNLSRVLIEKLKQ from the coding sequence ATGAATTTTCTAACTGAAATAGAACGAGATTCTTTGTGTGAATTATTCAATATTAGTTTGGGTGGGGCTGCAAAGTTAATGAGCGAAATGATCTCGGATGAGATTTTATTAACGGTCCCAAGTTTAAAACTCATTAGCACAGAAGAAGCCAAAAATATTGAATACCTAGCGAACCAAGAAGTCTGCACCATAGAACAAAAGTTTATTGGTGGAATCGGAGAAGGATCGGCATTTCTTTTATTTCATAAAAGTGCAAGTTTGGAAATTGTCAAAATGATGATGAAAGACTATGTTGCACTCAATGAAGTTTCGCAGTTTGAAAAAGATGCGCTAAGTGAAATCGGCAATATTATCTTAAATGCTATCTTATCAAATTTGGCAAAAATGTCCGATTATAAAATTGAAACTCATATTCCGGAATTTTTTGCCGGCAAGTATGAAGATCTCCTTCTAAGAAGAAATCCCAAAAAAGACAACTCAATCCTTTTGGTTTTTATCGATTATAAACTAAGTGGTAAGGATATCAAAGGATATATATTTTTCATTCTTAATTTCGAAAGTATCAAAAACCTTTCTAGAGTACTCATAGAAAAGTTGAAACAGTGA